The Salvelinus fontinalis isolate EN_2023a chromosome 24, ASM2944872v1, whole genome shotgun sequence genome has a segment encoding these proteins:
- the LOC129822518 gene encoding olfactory receptor 6N1-like, with protein sequence MENSTQVKFFYLFGLQETFNNKSVYFLLSLITYLLIITVNLTLIITIIQVKGLHEPMYVFLCSLCVNGLYGTAGFYPKLLLDLQADVQVISYGGCLTQAYVIYTSVLCEMSTLTVMSYDRYVAIYRPLLYHTIVTSLTIRKLLLFSWFYPLFIGLIALSLTVRILLCGSRIDKIFCDIPSILKHACLPITINQMLNKCIIVVHVLQILFIVFSYCQIVRTCVKSAKGRIKFTQTCVPHLTTIFIFITVTLFDTLQGWNSSVNITLNMRNAMAVQFLVIPPVLNPLIYGLNLQQIRRAVFRKCNQHKIIDMKR encoded by the coding sequence ATGGAGAACTCAACCCAAGTCAAGTTCTTTTATCTCTTTGGCTTACAAGAGACATTTAACAACAAATCAGTATATTTTCTCTTGTCTCTTATCACATACCTTCTCATCATCACTGTGAATCTGACTCTGATCATAACAATCATTCAGGTGAAAGGCCTCCATGAGCCCATGTATGTCTTTCTGTGTAGTCTATGTGTCAATGGATTGTATGGAACTGCTGGTTTCTACCCCAAGTTGTTACTGGACCTTCAGGCAGATGTTCAGGTGATATCTTATGGTGGATGTTTGACTCAAGCCTATGTAATATATACATCTGTCCTGTGTGAAATGTCTACTCTAACAGTGATGTCTTACGACAGGTATGTGGCaatatatagaccactactatatCATACCATTGTGACATCTTTAACTATTAGAAAGTTACTCTTATTTTCTTGGTTTTATCCTTTATTTATAGGACTCATAGCACTTAGTTTAACCGTCAGAATTCTTTTGTGTGGGTCTCGTATTGATAAGATCTTCTGTGACATTCCGTCTATACTGAAACATGCATGTTTACCCATTACCATCAATCAGATGTTGAACAAATGTATAATAGTGGTTCATGTTTTACAGATACTTTTCATTGTATTTTCTTACTGTCAGATTGTAAGGACTTGTGTAAAGTCAGCTAAGGGAAGGATTAAGTTCACACAGACCTGTGTGCCACATTTAACAACAATATTTATTTTCATCACAGTGACCCTGTTTGATACTTTGCAAGGGTGGAATAGTAGTGTAAATATTACTCTAAATATGCGTAACGCAATGGCCGTACAATTCCTTGTTATACCACCTGTCTTAAACCCTCTCATATATGGACTTAACCTCCAGCAGATTCGAAGGGCAGTTTTTAGAAAGTGTAATCAACATAAAATCATTGATATGAAACGTTAG